A window of Pedobacter lusitanus contains these coding sequences:
- a CDS encoding M28 family peptidase, translating to MLAKIAIPISLILHSVFFNASAQNQVPVISNVSFTNNAQNHSLTINYDVDDAENDKLKIALEVTNHAGHHVSSILRDLKGDVGFPVMKGTKKSISFIYPDSIKNIETFTVSLIADDLYKVKIEDLVAQVDTMRLKSYMNTIYGNRYYKDKAGARHKEEVKDLLHNNFSSYNLKANRHDFTYNDDKGQNIIGERTGSQLQPKVYILCGHFDTTKKSPGADDNGSGVAGILEAARILSQYNYKNTIRFIGFDLEEMGLIGSKNYVFNGGLGADEKVDGVINYDMIGFYSTKPKSQLIPKGYDIIFPAEVAAIAKNDYKGDFVVNTGNKNSKLLQDAFTSSASKYVTDLKVVPLVTAYNGEMTPDLMASDHFVFWRKDIKALHIGDGGETRNVFLDTPKDTIEKLNFTFISNIVKTTIATLAELAEINHSSTSTTHIKL from the coding sequence ATGTTAGCTAAAATTGCCATCCCAATTTCTTTAATTCTGCATTCAGTATTTTTTAATGCCTCCGCACAAAATCAGGTTCCTGTGATTAGTAATGTGAGTTTTACTAATAATGCTCAAAATCATAGTCTGACTATAAACTACGATGTTGATGATGCTGAAAATGACAAGCTGAAAATTGCATTAGAAGTTACTAATCACGCTGGTCATCATGTATCTTCCATACTTCGTGACCTCAAGGGGGATGTAGGATTCCCTGTTATGAAAGGAACCAAAAAGAGTATTTCTTTTATCTATCCGGATTCAATAAAAAATATAGAAACTTTTACAGTTAGTCTTATTGCTGATGATCTTTATAAAGTGAAAATTGAAGATCTGGTTGCCCAGGTTGATACCATGAGATTAAAATCGTATATGAATACTATTTATGGAAACCGTTATTACAAAGATAAAGCCGGGGCCAGGCATAAAGAAGAAGTAAAAGATTTGCTGCATAATAATTTTAGTTCATACAATTTAAAAGCAAACAGACATGATTTTACCTATAATGATGATAAGGGCCAGAATATTATAGGAGAAAGAACGGGAAGCCAGCTGCAGCCGAAAGTCTATATTTTATGCGGACATTTTGATACAACTAAGAAAAGTCCCGGAGCAGATGATAATGGATCCGGAGTAGCAGGGATTCTGGAAGCTGCTAGGATTTTATCGCAATACAATTATAAAAACACCATTCGTTTTATTGGCTTTGATCTTGAAGAAATGGGGCTTATAGGAAGTAAAAATTACGTTTTTAACGGAGGTTTGGGAGCTGATGAAAAGGTAGACGGGGTAATTAATTATGATATGATTGGCTTCTATTCAACCAAGCCTAAATCTCAACTTATTCCAAAAGGATATGATATAATTTTTCCAGCCGAAGTTGCTGCAATAGCGAAAAATGATTACAAAGGTGATTTTGTCGTAAATACAGGTAATAAAAATTCAAAGTTATTACAGGATGCTTTTACTTCAAGTGCATCTAAATATGTCACAGATTTAAAAGTAGTTCCATTAGTTACTGCTTATAATGGAGAAATGACTCCGGATTTGATGGCCAGTGATCATTTTGTGTTTTGGAGAAAAGATATTAAGGCTTTACATATTGGAGATGGAGGGGAAACAAGAAACGTGTTTCTTGATACACCTAAGGATACTATAGAAAAACTTAATTTTACTTTCATAAGCAATATTGTTAAAACTACGATTGCTACTTTGGCAGAGCTTGCCGAGATAAATCATTCTTCTACCAGTACAACACACATCAAACTATAG
- a CDS encoding sensor histidine kinase, with protein sequence MISEVFIVISIILSFQIYKGLVSPLNLIASGIESIKEEEFTSKFIKVGQPEFDQLIDVYNKMIDKLKEERIAQQEQHYVLHKLIQASPSGIIVVNFDDKVESLNLSAEKILGFNSEVLLGKTFSEIPGKLATEIFELNEDESRIVHVGGLKIYKLTLSYFIDRGFHRKFILIDELTDEIIKAEKKAYEKVIRMMAHEINNSVGAVNSILNSFISYKEQLDKDDQKDYEEALQVSIDRNKLLSNFMSNFASVASLPGPVKVIEDLNELVRSIGILLSFECKNRGIELELRLTKDPLYIQFDVQQIELVLINVIKNSIEAIEDKGTIIITTQNSPLQLSVQDSGKGISEENKFNLFTPFFSTKKDGQGIGLMLIRDILINHGFVFSLKKNSDNYTEFLIEFTKNKEMLAHTHN encoded by the coding sequence ATGATTTCTGAAGTTTTTATAGTAATATCGATCATACTTTCTTTTCAGATTTATAAGGGACTGGTGAGTCCGTTAAATCTCATTGCTTCAGGAATTGAATCAATAAAAGAAGAAGAATTCACGTCAAAGTTTATAAAAGTAGGACAGCCTGAATTCGATCAGCTCATTGATGTATACAATAAGATGATTGATAAATTGAAAGAGGAGCGGATTGCACAGCAGGAGCAGCATTACGTTTTGCATAAATTAATTCAGGCTTCACCTTCAGGAATAATTGTAGTTAACTTTGATGACAAAGTAGAATCCCTTAATTTATCTGCCGAAAAGATCCTGGGTTTTAATAGTGAAGTACTCCTGGGGAAAACCTTCTCAGAGATACCTGGCAAGCTTGCCACAGAAATATTTGAACTGAATGAAGATGAATCCAGAATTGTTCATGTTGGAGGACTCAAAATATATAAACTTACCCTATCATACTTTATAGACAGAGGATTTCATCGGAAATTCATATTAATTGATGAACTGACAGATGAAATTATTAAGGCAGAAAAGAAAGCCTATGAAAAAGTAATACGGATGATGGCTCACGAGATTAATAACTCAGTGGGAGCGGTAAATTCAATACTTAATTCATTTATAAGCTATAAGGAACAACTGGATAAGGATGATCAGAAAGATTACGAAGAAGCCCTCCAGGTCTCAATAGACAGAAATAAGCTTTTGAGCAATTTTATGTCCAACTTTGCCAGTGTAGCGAGTTTACCCGGGCCGGTTAAAGTAATTGAAGATTTAAATGAGTTAGTTCGTTCAATTGGAATCCTTTTAAGCTTTGAATGTAAAAACAGGGGTATTGAATTAGAATTAAGGTTAACAAAAGATCCTCTTTATATACAATTTGACGTGCAGCAAATAGAACTTGTTCTCATAAATGTAATTAAGAATTCTATTGAAGCAATTGAAGACAAAGGAACTATAATAATTACTACTCAGAATTCTCCTCTTCAGCTGTCCGTCCAGGACAGTGGAAAAGGAATCTCGGAGGAGAATAAATTTAACCTGTTTACTCCCTTTTTCAGTACAAAGAAAGATGGACAGGGAATCGGTCTCATGCTGATCAGAGATATTTTAATAAACCACGGATTTGTATTTTCTCTGAAAAAAAACTCTGACAACTATACTGAATTTTTAATAGAGTTTACAAAGAACAAAGAGATGTTAGCTCATACTCATAACTAA
- a CDS encoding tryptophan 2,3-dioxygenase family protein: MEIDYTNDPKVFNIIKKLHHKFENAGQDLPSQLEGFLYSDYLKYWDYIHLDTLLSIQNPKTDIPDEQIFIVYHQVTELYFKLIILELEQLTENGLSKEDFVLSKVQRINGYYEQLVSSFEIILKGMEQSQFLKFRLALSPASGFQSVQFRLIEIIATEFSNLVDEDSRSAADKIEDSYEKLYWKKGAIDTLTQKKTLTLIHFEKKYDGLILRKAAEYENKNLAYLYKTTLADICNEEIIAELKKFDSLANIMWPLVHYKTAVKHLLQNSEDIPSTGGTNWRKYLPPKFRKVIFFPELWSEEEKENWGKSWFLKEVLNFEAASL, encoded by the coding sequence ATGGAAATAGATTATACCAATGACCCAAAGGTATTTAACATCATCAAAAAGCTTCATCACAAGTTTGAAAATGCCGGCCAGGATCTTCCTTCGCAATTAGAAGGTTTTTTATATTCTGATTATTTAAAGTATTGGGATTATATTCATCTTGATACATTACTGAGTATTCAAAATCCTAAGACAGATATTCCGGATGAACAGATTTTTATTGTTTATCATCAGGTTACTGAGCTTTATTTTAAGTTGATAATTCTGGAATTGGAGCAGTTAACTGAGAACGGGTTATCAAAAGAAGATTTTGTTTTAAGTAAGGTCCAGCGAATTAATGGCTACTACGAACAATTGGTCAGTTCTTTTGAAATTATCCTGAAGGGAATGGAACAGAGTCAGTTCCTGAAATTCCGGTTAGCGCTGTCTCCGGCAAGTGGATTTCAATCTGTTCAATTCAGGCTAATAGAAATCATTGCTACAGAATTCAGTAATCTGGTGGATGAAGATAGTCGAAGTGCAGCCGATAAGATAGAGGACAGCTACGAAAAGCTTTATTGGAAAAAAGGAGCAATAGATACACTCACTCAGAAAAAGACATTAACGCTGATCCATTTTGAAAAGAAATATGATGGCCTCATCTTGAGGAAAGCTGCCGAATACGAAAACAAAAATCTGGCTTATTTATATAAAACTACTTTAGCAGATATTTGCAATGAAGAGATAATAGCAGAATTAAAAAAATTCGATTCTTTAGCTAATATAATGTGGCCACTTGTTCACTATAAGACAGCGGTTAAACATCTTTTACAAAACTCGGAAGATATCCCATCTACAGGTGGCACTAATTGGAGAAAATATTTGCCGCCTAAATTTAGGAAAGTGATTTTTTTTCCGGAATTATGGAGTGAAGAAGAGAAAGAGAATTGGGGGAAAAGTTGGTTTTTAAAAGAGGTTCTCAATTTTGAAGCAGCCTCTCTCTAA